From the genome of Pseudomonas sp. gcc21, one region includes:
- a CDS encoding xylulose 5-phosphate 3-epimerase, translated as MSQLLPDQTILDQHAAEHASFAEWRAGYGVIEHSPATQAAVYRLAHQLQQSGVQPDVDTVYRMLIALDRLTSAGMWLVVHMTYAKRCRPDGTALNAEDFKRNPEGHTGGALNMVPGYAAYLALNNLTGNTRSWLMGQGHCVAAIDALNILTGNLHPEQAERYGADGGLDRLLKDFYGYAQQPDGRPAAPLGSHVNPYTAGGIIEGGYLGFAELLYAHMPLPGEKLVAFLSDGAAEEQRGSDWIPRWWRAEDCGAAFPVMIANGRRIEQRTELGTVKGLDGFVEHLTACGFDPIRFDGRDPAAFVCTLYEMEQRLDRRVEELQRGLLSYPLPIPYAIAETTKGFGFYGAGENAAHNLPLPGNPRHDESARDLFNQHAGKLWVSPEHLEQSRRLLTSHAEQSRPLERDHALAKRHPQTPAVPELEWISEPASPMLAVDRFFVKMTEANPELRARVGNPDELASNKLGGVLRALKHRVSEPESDLEAVDGRIITALNEEAVVSACLGNKAGLNLVASYEAFCVKMLGAVRQEVIFARHRKEVGRPAAWLGFPVIATSHTWENGKNEQSHQDTTFCEALLGEMHDVMRVVLTADYNSTMAVLPSIYTERGRLSCMVIAKRDQPSRFTPEQAVQLAKEGALMFDEHNGNGEPVLLVACGAYQMGAMQRAAERLSAHNVSWRLVYLQEPGRFAIPRDELEAEYAASEELIQKLFPRDITRRIMLTHMRPEVFRGHLHKLLPDPQHSRVLGYINRGGTLDEAGMLFTNRSSWAHVVAAAAEVSGVEPAQWLEDEELKAVQGQGSPSVLR; from the coding sequence GTGAGCCAGTTATTACCCGACCAGACCATTCTCGATCAGCACGCAGCAGAACATGCCTCATTCGCCGAATGGCGCGCGGGCTATGGCGTGATAGAGCACAGCCCGGCCACACAGGCGGCAGTATACCGGCTGGCCCACCAGCTCCAGCAAAGCGGCGTCCAGCCCGATGTCGACACGGTATACCGGATGCTCATCGCGCTTGACCGCCTGACCAGTGCCGGGATGTGGCTGGTCGTGCATATGACCTACGCCAAACGCTGCCGTCCGGATGGCACAGCGCTGAATGCGGAAGATTTCAAGCGCAACCCGGAGGGCCATACAGGCGGCGCGCTGAATATGGTGCCCGGCTACGCTGCCTATCTGGCGCTGAACAACCTTACCGGCAATACCCGTAGCTGGCTGATGGGCCAGGGACATTGCGTCGCGGCGATCGACGCACTGAATATCCTCACCGGCAATCTTCATCCTGAACAAGCCGAACGCTACGGCGCAGACGGCGGGCTGGACCGACTGCTTAAAGACTTCTACGGGTACGCCCAGCAACCCGACGGCCGCCCTGCCGCCCCCCTGGGAAGTCACGTCAACCCTTACACCGCCGGTGGCATCATCGAAGGTGGCTATCTCGGCTTCGCCGAGTTGCTTTATGCCCATATGCCCTTGCCCGGCGAGAAGCTGGTTGCGTTTCTCTCCGATGGCGCGGCCGAAGAGCAGCGCGGCAGTGACTGGATACCACGCTGGTGGCGCGCCGAGGATTGCGGCGCTGCGTTCCCCGTCATGATTGCCAATGGACGGCGGATAGAACAGCGCACCGAGTTGGGAACGGTGAAGGGCCTCGATGGCTTCGTTGAGCACCTGACCGCGTGCGGCTTCGATCCGATACGCTTTGATGGCCGGGACCCGGCTGCCTTTGTCTGTACGTTGTACGAGATGGAGCAGCGGCTCGATCGCAGAGTCGAGGAACTTCAGCGCGGCCTGCTCAGTTATCCGCTGCCTATCCCCTATGCCATCGCCGAAACCACCAAAGGCTTCGGATTCTATGGTGCGGGAGAGAATGCTGCGCACAATCTTCCCTTGCCGGGTAATCCGCGGCACGACGAATCCGCACGGGATCTGTTCAACCAGCACGCTGGCAAACTCTGGGTCAGCCCCGAGCACCTGGAGCAGTCCAGGCGGCTGCTGACAAGTCACGCCGAGCAGAGTCGGCCATTGGAGCGTGACCACGCACTGGCCAAGCGTCACCCGCAAACGCCCGCCGTGCCCGAGTTGGAGTGGATAAGCGAACCTGCCTCACCAATGCTCGCCGTGGACCGGTTTTTCGTGAAAATGACTGAGGCCAACCCGGAACTGCGCGCCCGCGTGGGTAATCCGGACGAGCTGGCCAGCAACAAGCTCGGCGGTGTGCTGCGTGCGCTCAAGCACCGCGTAAGCGAGCCGGAAAGTGATCTGGAAGCTGTTGATGGCCGGATCATCACCGCCTTGAACGAAGAAGCCGTCGTCTCGGCTTGCCTTGGCAACAAGGCAGGCCTGAACCTGGTTGCCAGCTATGAAGCCTTTTGCGTAAAAATGCTCGGTGCTGTACGCCAGGAGGTTATTTTTGCCCGACACCGTAAGGAAGTTGGCCGGCCGGCTGCCTGGCTGGGCTTTCCGGTTATCGCTACCTCCCACACCTGGGAAAATGGCAAGAACGAACAATCCCACCAGGACACCACCTTCTGCGAGGCACTGCTGGGCGAGATGCACGACGTCATGCGCGTTGTTCTGACAGCAGACTACAACAGCACCATGGCCGTATTGCCGAGCATCTACACCGAGCGCGGCCGGCTGAGCTGCATGGTCATCGCCAAGCGCGACCAGCCCTCACGCTTCACCCCCGAACAGGCGGTGCAACTGGCGAAAGAAGGAGCGCTGATGTTCGATGAACACAACGGCAATGGCGAGCCCGTGCTGCTGGTCGCCTGCGGTGCGTACCAGATGGGCGCCATGCAACGCGCAGCGGAGCGTTTGTCGGCGCATAACGTCAGCTGGCGCCTGGTGTATCTGCAGGAGCCCGGCCGCTTCGCCATTCCACGCGACGAGCTCGAAGCAGAATATGCCGCCAGCGAAGAACTCATCCAGAAACTGTTCCCCCGCGATATCACCCGCCGGATCATGCTCACCCACATGCGCCCGGAAGTCTTTCGTGGCCACCTGCACAAGCTGCTACCCGACCCGCAACACAGCCGTGTGCTCGGTTACATCAACCGTGGCGGCACTTTGGATGAAGCCGGCATGCTGTTCACCAACCGCTCGAGCTGGGCCCACGTCGTCGCCGCAGCAGCCGAAGTCAGTGGCGTAGAACCCGCTCAATGGCTGGAGGATGAAGAGCTCAAAGCAGTGCAGGGACAGGGGAGTCCAAGCGTGTTGCGGTAG
- the prfB gene encoding peptide chain release factor 2 (programmed frameshift): MEINPILNTIKDLRSRSETIRGYLDYDHKRDRLTEVERELEDPSVWNDPERAQGLGKERAQLAQIVETLDDMHAGLADASELLEMAAEEEDESAVADVVTELERLQVSLEKLEFRRMFSGEMDANNCYLDIQAGSGGTEAQDWANMLLRMYLRWADDRGFETEIVELSAGEVAGIKSATVHIKGEYAFGWLRTEIGVHRLVRKSPYDSGNRRHTSFSAVFVSPEIDDDIEIDINPADLRVDTYRSSGAGGQHVNTTDSAIRITHVPTNTVVSCQNQRSQHANRDTAMKMLRAKLYELEMQKRNAAAQAMEDTKSDIGWGHQIRSYVLDQSRIKDLRTGIENSNCNAVLDGDLDEFIEASLKQGL, translated from the exons ATGGAAATCAACCCGATTCTCAACACCATCAAAGATCTGCGTAGTCGTTCCGAGACTATCAGGGGGTATCTT GACTACGATCACAAACGTGATCGTCTGACCGAAGTAGAGCGTGAACTGGAAGACCCCAGCGTCTGGAACGATCCGGAACGTGCTCAGGGTCTGGGCAAGGAACGTGCGCAGCTGGCGCAAATCGTCGAGACACTGGACGACATGCATGCCGGTCTGGCTGACGCCTCGGAGCTGCTTGAAATGGCCGCCGAAGAAGAGGACGAGTCTGCCGTGGCGGATGTCGTCACCGAGCTGGAACGCCTGCAGGTCAGTCTTGAAAAGCTCGAATTCCGTCGTATGTTCAGCGGCGAGATGGACGCGAACAACTGTTATCTGGACATCCAGGCCGGCTCCGGCGGTACCGAAGCCCAGGATTGGGCGAACATGCTGCTGCGCATGTATCTGCGCTGGGCTGATGACCGCGGATTCGAGACCGAGATTGTCGAACTGTCCGCCGGTGAAGTAGCCGGCATCAAGAGCGCGACCGTGCATATCAAGGGCGAATACGCCTTCGGCTGGCTGCGTACTGAAATCGGCGTACACCGCCTGGTGCGCAAGAGCCCATATGATTCCGGCAACCGCCGGCATACGTCATTCTCAGCGGTTTTTGTCTCCCCTGAGATTGATGATGACATCGAGATCGATATCAATCCGGCGGATTTGCGCGTCGATACCTATCGCTCATCCGGAGCAGGTGGACAGCACGTCAACACCACTGATTCGGCGATCCGGATCACCCACGTTCCGACGAACACCGTGGTCAGCTGTCAGAACCAGCGCTCCCAGCACGCCAACCGTGACACCGCGATGAAAATGCTGCGCGCCAAGCTCTATGAGCTGGAAATGCAGAAGCGCAACGCGGCAGCGCAGGCGATGGAAGATACCAAGTCTGACATCGGCTGGGGGCATCAGATACGCTCCTACGTACTCGACCAGTCGCGGATCAAGGATTTGCGTACCGGCATCGAAAACAGCAACTGCAACGCGGTGCTTGATGGCGACCTGGACGAGTTCATCGAGGCGAGCCTCAAACAGGGGCTTTGA
- the lysS gene encoding lysine--tRNA ligase — MTDQPQDQQAQHEEENSLIALRKEKLAAERAKGNAFPNRFRRDSYAGALQKQYADKSKQELEEAAIPVKIAGRIMLNRGAFMVIQDMSGRIQVYVDRKGLPAETLEAIKSWDMGDIIAAEGTLARSGKGDLYVHMRDVQLLTKSLRPLPDKFHGLTDTEQRYRQRYVDLIVNEETRHTFQVRSKVISHIRQFLAERNFLEVETPMLQTIPGGAAAKPFETHHNALDLPMFLRIAPELYLKRLVVGGFERVFEINRNFRNEGVSTRHNPEFTMLEFYQAYADYEDNMDLTEELFRELAVAVLGTTDVPYQGKVFHFGEPFARLSVFDAILKFNPEISAADLQNVDTARAIATKAGAKVQGFEGLGKLQVMIFEELVEHRLEQPTFITRYPFEVSPLARRSDDDPSVTDRFELFIGGREIANAYSELNDAEDQAERFHAQVADKDAGDDEAMHYDADFVRALEYGMPPTAGEGIGIDRLVMLLTDAPSIRDVILFPHMRPEQA, encoded by the coding sequence ATGACCGATCAGCCGCAAGACCAGCAAGCTCAGCACGAGGAAGAGAACAGTTTGATTGCCCTGCGCAAGGAGAAGCTGGCAGCTGAGCGGGCCAAGGGTAACGCCTTCCCCAATCGCTTTCGTCGGGACAGCTATGCTGGCGCGCTGCAGAAGCAGTACGCGGACAAGAGCAAGCAGGAGCTGGAAGAGGCCGCTATTCCGGTCAAGATCGCCGGCCGCATCATGCTCAACCGCGGCGCGTTCATGGTAATTCAGGATATGAGCGGTCGCATTCAGGTGTACGTTGACCGCAAGGGCTTGCCCGCCGAGACGCTTGAGGCTATCAAGAGCTGGGACATGGGCGATATCATCGCTGCCGAGGGTACTCTGGCGCGCTCCGGCAAGGGCGATCTGTATGTGCACATGCGCGACGTGCAGTTGTTGACCAAGTCACTGCGACCCTTGCCTGACAAGTTCCATGGCCTGACCGATACCGAGCAGCGTTATCGCCAGCGTTATGTCGACCTGATCGTTAACGAGGAAACGCGTCACACCTTCCAGGTGCGCTCCAAGGTGATTTCGCATATCCGCCAGTTTCTGGCTGAGCGCAACTTCCTTGAAGTTGAAACGCCGATGCTGCAAACCATTCCCGGTGGTGCCGCGGCCAAGCCCTTCGAGACCCATCACAATGCGCTGGACCTGCCAATGTTCCTGCGTATTGCGCCCGAGCTGTATCTCAAGCGCCTGGTTGTTGGCGGCTTCGAGCGAGTATTCGAGATCAACCGTAACTTCCGTAACGAAGGCGTTTCCACCCGGCATAACCCCGAGTTCACCATGCTCGAGTTTTACCAGGCCTATGCCGACTACGAAGACAACATGGATCTGACCGAGGAGTTGTTCCGCGAGCTGGCCGTGGCTGTTCTGGGAACAACTGACGTGCCCTATCAGGGCAAGGTATTCCACTTTGGCGAGCCCTTTGCGCGGCTGTCGGTGTTTGACGCGATTCTCAAGTTCAATCCAGAAATCAGCGCTGCCGATCTGCAGAACGTCGATACCGCCCGTGCCATTGCAACCAAAGCAGGCGCCAAGGTGCAAGGCTTCGAGGGTTTGGGCAAGCTGCAGGTAATGATCTTCGAAGAGCTGGTTGAACACCGGTTGGAGCAGCCCACCTTCATCACCCGTTATCCGTTCGAAGTTTCGCCGCTTGCGCGGCGCAGCGATGATGACCCGAGTGTGACGGACCGTTTCGAACTGTTCATCGGTGGTCGCGAAATTGCCAATGCCTACTCGGAGCTTAACGATGCCGAAGATCAGGCTGAGCGTTTCCACGCTCAGGTAGCCGACAAGGACGCGGGCGATGATGAAGCCATGCATTACGATGCCGACTTTGTTCGCGCGCTGGAATACGGCATGCCGCCGACGGCAGGCGAGGGCATCGGTATTGATCGTCTGGTCATGCTGTTGACTGATGCACCCTCGATTCGCGATGTGATTTTGTTCCCGCATATGCGGCCTGAGCAGGCTTAG
- a CDS encoding flavohemoglobin expression-modulating QEGLA motif protein — translation MAIKQSEQYQLVIRSLSDRLVEAQAPIRILDAIKWDDSLRDAFFRKGCNTIPDVGPDYYAGRPLSFDPAERLQVFQDIERDITRQLGTFNPVGQIMRRMCREYRMVIRMLEGRGTPELGRISQELYGSASDAFHAGDPTLTDLSITLSESLANIGSDLGREPKHIAAPEAVAILQDKMNQAFPDDQAVRVFESDGIVADAAAGADYIKIRSDAMFNQRDLKILAVHEGMVHVATSLNGQHQPICTFLAKGPPSSTVTQEGLAILMEVITFASYPARLRKLTNRTRAIQLAESGADFMDVFRFYQEEGYSKQDSYTNASRVFRGSSSNGLPFTKDLAYLKGFILTYNYIQLAVRKGKLQQIPLLFCGKTTLEDMRTLGQLVEEGLVVPPRYLPEPFADLNALSAWMCFSGFLTNLSLDRIEADYANIL, via the coding sequence ATGGCAATCAAGCAAAGCGAGCAATATCAGCTGGTCATACGCAGCCTGTCCGACAGGCTGGTCGAGGCGCAGGCGCCGATTCGCATACTCGATGCCATCAAGTGGGACGATAGTCTGCGCGACGCGTTTTTCCGCAAGGGCTGCAACACCATCCCTGACGTGGGTCCGGATTATTACGCCGGTCGCCCGCTGAGTTTCGATCCCGCCGAGCGCCTGCAGGTTTTTCAGGACATCGAGCGCGATATCACCCGCCAGCTCGGCACGTTCAACCCGGTCGGGCAGATTATGCGCCGCATGTGTCGTGAATACCGCATGGTTATCCGCATGCTCGAAGGGCGGGGCACGCCGGAACTCGGTCGTATTTCCCAGGAACTCTATGGGTCTGCCTCGGATGCCTTTCATGCCGGCGATCCGACGCTGACCGATTTGAGCATTACGCTTAGCGAATCACTGGCCAACATCGGCTCGGACCTTGGCCGGGAACCCAAGCACATTGCTGCGCCCGAGGCGGTGGCCATTCTGCAGGACAAGATGAATCAGGCGTTTCCGGACGATCAGGCGGTACGGGTGTTCGAATCCGACGGCATCGTTGCCGATGCTGCGGCAGGGGCCGACTATATCAAGATCCGCAGTGACGCCATGTTCAACCAGCGTGACCTGAAGATCCTTGCTGTGCACGAAGGCATGGTGCACGTGGCGACCAGTCTCAATGGTCAACATCAGCCCATCTGTACCTTCCTGGCCAAGGGGCCGCCGTCATCCACCGTGACACAGGAAGGCCTGGCGATCCTCATGGAAGTGATCACCTTTGCTTCCTACCCGGCGCGACTACGCAAACTGACCAACCGTACCCGCGCCATCCAGCTGGCTGAATCCGGTGCGGATTTCATGGATGTGTTCAGGTTCTATCAGGAAGAAGGTTATTCGAAGCAGGATAGCTACACCAATGCGAGCCGGGTGTTCCGCGGATCAAGCAGCAATGGTCTGCCGTTCACCAAGGATCTGGCGTACCTCAAGGGCTTTATCCTGACCTACAACTATATCCAGCTGGCCGTACGCAAGGGCAAGTTGCAGCAGATTCCGTTGCTGTTCTGTGGCAAGACCACGCTCGAGGATATGCGCACGCTGGGGCAGTTGGTGGAGGAAGGGCTGGTGGTGCCGCCGCGTTATCTGCCGGAGCCCTTTGCCGACCTGAACGCTCTCAGCGCCTGGATGTGTTTTTCGGGCTTCCTGACCAACCTGAGCCTCGATCGTATCGAGGCCGATTATGCCAATATTCTCTGA
- the ung gene encoding uracil-DNA glycosylase, which yields MVNQSTIQLEPGWKRALVGEFEKPYMRELKAFLLEQKAAGKRIYPPGRLIFNALNKTPLEQVKVVILGQDPYHGPGQAHGLSFSVPPGVPPPPSLRNIFKEIERDLGLAPPRHGSLESWAGQGVLLLNAVLTVEHSLAGSHAKRGWERLTTRIIEVLNEECENLVFMLWGAYAQKKGAQIDVSRHLILTSAHPSPLSAHRGFIGNGHFSAANEYLQEHGRHPVDWSLPDCASTP from the coding sequence ATGGTCAATCAGTCTACTATTCAGTTGGAGCCGGGCTGGAAGCGCGCTCTGGTCGGGGAGTTTGAGAAGCCTTACATGCGCGAGCTGAAGGCATTTCTGCTTGAGCAGAAGGCCGCGGGAAAACGGATCTATCCACCCGGGCGGCTGATATTCAACGCGTTGAATAAAACGCCGCTTGAGCAGGTCAAGGTGGTCATCCTCGGCCAGGATCCCTATCACGGCCCAGGCCAGGCGCACGGCTTGTCCTTCTCAGTGCCGCCGGGTGTGCCGCCACCGCCTTCCTTGAGGAATATTTTCAAGGAGATTGAGCGTGACCTCGGGCTGGCGCCACCCCGGCATGGCTCTCTGGAAAGTTGGGCCGGACAGGGCGTGCTCTTGCTTAATGCTGTGTTGACGGTGGAACACAGTCTCGCTGGCTCGCACGCCAAGCGCGGCTGGGAACGTTTGACGACCCGCATAATCGAAGTGCTTAACGAAGAGTGCGAGAATCTGGTATTCATGCTGTGGGGAGCGTATGCACAAAAAAAAGGCGCACAGATTGATGTATCGAGACATCTGATACTGACCTCGGCTCATCCTTCACCCCTGTCTGCGCATCGTGGCTTCATTGGCAACGGCCATTTTTCCGCCGCTAATGAATATCTGCAGGAGCACGGGCGTCATCCCGTCGACTGGAGTCTTCCCGACTGCGCTTCGACTCCCTGA
- a CDS encoding enoyl-CoA hydratase has translation MEHVPQPYTALVPRTDKLVVQKVGHTALVTMDNPPAHTWDSDTLHGLYELVDHLNHDHEIYAVVLTGRGNQFFSAGADLKMFAEGDKARARMLARLFGQAFEALRDFSGVTIAAINGYALGGGLECALACDIRIAERQAQLGLPEAGVGLLPCAGGTQALSWLVGEGWAKRMILCGERIDGVKAERIGLVEEVVEEGQAVTTALRLAAQVTRQSPLAVRHCKQLIQGARNQPINSLLAEERERFVDLFDAEDTLEGINAFLDKRPPQWTNR, from the coding sequence ATGGAGCATGTACCTCAACCCTACACCGCCCTGGTTCCTCGCACCGACAAGCTGGTCGTGCAGAAAGTCGGACATACAGCGCTGGTGACCATGGACAACCCGCCAGCCCACACCTGGGATTCCGATACGCTGCACGGCCTCTATGAGCTCGTCGACCATCTCAACCACGACCATGAAATCTATGCCGTGGTGCTTACCGGTCGGGGTAATCAGTTCTTTTCGGCGGGCGCCGACCTCAAGATGTTTGCCGAGGGTGACAAGGCGAGGGCGAGGATGTTGGCCCGTTTGTTTGGTCAGGCATTCGAAGCGTTACGGGATTTCTCGGGTGTGACCATCGCCGCTATCAATGGTTATGCGCTGGGCGGCGGGCTCGAGTGCGCCCTGGCCTGTGATATCCGCATCGCTGAGCGCCAGGCTCAGCTCGGGCTGCCGGAGGCCGGGGTCGGTTTGTTGCCCTGCGCGGGTGGTACCCAGGCATTGTCCTGGCTGGTGGGCGAGGGCTGGGCCAAACGCATGATTCTCTGTGGAGAGCGCATCGATGGCGTCAAGGCTGAGAGGATCGGGCTGGTTGAGGAGGTAGTTGAAGAGGGCCAGGCGGTGACCACTGCGTTGCGGCTGGCGGCTCAGGTCACGCGACAAAGTCCGTTGGCGGTGCGTCACTGCAAACAACTGATTCAGGGGGCACGGAATCAGCCAATCAACAGTCTGCTGGCTGAGGAGCGTGAGCGCTTTGTGGACCTGTTTGATGCTGAGGATACCTTGGAGGGAATCAACGCCTTTCTCGACAAGCGCCCACCGCAATGGACTAACCGCTAG
- a CDS encoding HDOD domain-containing protein yields the protein MTDLAERVQTQLMDAIDKDQLVLPTLPEVALRVREAAEDPDVSIQALVQEISNDAALSARLIKVVNSPLLRTRQEITDLSMAVNRMGITYTANLATGLAMAQMFQATSDVIDQKMRQVWARSLEVAGISHVLCRHYTRLKPDQATLGGLVHQIGVLPILSYAEEHDELLRDPASLELVIERLHPLLGDRILEAWDFPQPLRRIPSQHLDFQRDSAATDYADVIQVAMLQSLSGTDHPFTAMDWNSLPSFVKLGLTQSEGEDEDLSAEMEAAMQLLA from the coding sequence ATGACAGATCTGGCTGAACGGGTGCAAACCCAACTGATGGACGCTATCGACAAGGACCAGCTGGTGCTGCCAACCCTGCCCGAGGTCGCCTTGCGCGTCCGGGAAGCTGCAGAAGACCCGGATGTATCCATTCAGGCGCTGGTACAGGAAATCAGCAACGACGCCGCCTTGAGTGCGCGACTGATCAAGGTAGTCAACAGCCCGCTGCTGCGTACCAGGCAGGAAATAACCGACCTGTCCATGGCAGTCAACCGGATGGGCATTACCTATACCGCGAACCTGGCTACCGGTTTGGCCATGGCCCAAATGTTCCAGGCCACCTCGGATGTGATTGATCAGAAAATGCGACAGGTCTGGGCCCGCAGCCTGGAGGTGGCCGGAATCAGTCATGTGCTGTGCCGTCACTACACCCGTCTCAAACCCGATCAGGCAACGCTGGGTGGGCTGGTTCACCAGATAGGCGTGCTGCCCATACTCAGCTATGCCGAGGAACACGACGAACTGCTGCGCGATCCGGCGAGCCTGGAGCTGGTTATCGAGCGCCTGCATCCGTTACTTGGCGACCGCATCCTCGAAGCCTGGGACTTCCCGCAGCCGCTACGACGCATCCCTTCGCAGCATCTGGATTTCCAGCGCGATTCCGCAGCAACCGACTACGCTGACGTCATTCAGGTGGCAATGCTGCAAAGCCTTAGCGGGACAGATCATCCGTTCACCGCCATGGACTGGAATAGCCTGCCCTCCTTCGTCAAGCTGGGACTCACGCAGAGCGAAGGCGAAGACGAGGACCTTTCCGCGGAAATGGAAGCCGCCATGCAGCTTCTGGCGTGA